Proteins encoded in a region of the Mesoflavibacter profundi genome:
- the gltX gene encoding glutamate--tRNA ligase, translating to MSKQVRVRFAPSPTGPLHIGGVRTALFNYLFAKKHNGTFVLRIEDTDQNRYVEGAEQYIIDSLNWCNIPFDEGPNKNEKFGPYRQSERKDLYKQYADQLIKSGHAYYAFDTAEALDAHRKDHEAQGKTFIYNWHNREKLSNSLSLSAEDVQAKLDAGEDYVIRFKSPQDQTLHLKDIIRGDIKIDTNILDDKVLFKADGMPTYHLANIVDDHLMEITHVIRGEEWLPSLALHYQLYDAFGWEAPEFAHLPLILKPTGKGKLSKRDGDKLGFPVFPLEYTSPEGDVSKGYKEDGYFAEAVVNFLAFLGWNPGTEQEIFSLEELIEAFDLSKVNKAGARFDPDKIKWFNHHYMQEQSNDDLAEAFKQNHDSLKDIDVNYISMVVGLIKERATFVNDFWDLSNFFFEAPTEYDEKAFKKAIKDDTKSIMTEVKSIINNIENFEVETLQNDVKGWITSNNIGFGKVMMPLRLALVGALQGPDVFDIMYMIGKNETVKRIDNLIEKIG from the coding sequence ATGTCAAAACAAGTTAGAGTGCGTTTTGCACCAAGTCCTACAGGACCTTTACATATTGGCGGTGTACGTACCGCATTATTTAATTATTTATTTGCAAAAAAACACAACGGTACTTTTGTGTTACGTATAGAAGATACAGACCAAAACCGTTATGTAGAAGGTGCAGAACAGTATATTATAGATAGTTTAAATTGGTGTAATATTCCGTTTGACGAAGGTCCAAATAAAAATGAAAAATTTGGTCCGTACAGACAAAGCGAACGTAAAGACTTATACAAACAATATGCAGATCAATTAATAAAAAGTGGTCATGCGTATTATGCATTTGATACTGCAGAAGCACTTGATGCACACAGAAAAGACCATGAAGCTCAAGGAAAAACGTTTATCTACAATTGGCATAACAGAGAAAAGTTAAGCAACTCTTTATCGCTTAGCGCAGAAGACGTGCAAGCTAAATTAGATGCTGGTGAAGATTATGTAATCAGATTTAAAAGTCCGCAAGATCAAACGCTTCATCTTAAAGATATTATTCGTGGTGATATAAAAATTGATACCAACATTTTAGATGATAAAGTTTTGTTTAAAGCAGACGGAATGCCAACTTATCACCTAGCTAATATTGTTGATGACCATTTAATGGAAATTACGCACGTTATTAGAGGTGAAGAATGGCTACCAAGTCTTGCTTTACATTACCAATTATACGATGCTTTTGGTTGGGAAGCACCAGAATTTGCACATTTACCGTTAATCCTAAAACCAACAGGAAAAGGAAAATTAAGTAAACGTGATGGCGATAAATTAGGATTTCCTGTATTTCCTTTAGAATATACGTCTCCAGAAGGTGATGTGTCTAAAGGGTATAAAGAAGATGGATATTTTGCTGAAGCTGTTGTTAACTTTTTAGCCTTTTTAGGATGGAATCCTGGTACAGAACAAGAAATTTTTAGTTTAGAAGAACTTATAGAAGCGTTTGATTTATCTAAAGTGAATAAAGCCGGAGCACGTTTTGATCCAGATAAAATTAAATGGTTTAATCACCATTACATGCAAGAACAAAGTAATGATGATTTAGCTGAAGCGTTTAAACAAAATCATGATTCATTAAAAGACATAGATGTTAATTACATATCAATGGTTGTTGGATTAATTAAAGAACGAGCAACATTTGTAAACGACTTTTGGGACTTAAGTAATTTCTTCTTTGAAGCTCCAACAGAATACGATGAAAAAGCCTTTAAAAAAGCCATTAAAGACGATACAAAATCTATAATGACAGAGGTAAAATCTATCATAAATAACATTGAAAATTTTGAAGTTGAAACACTTCAAAACGATGTAAAAGGTTGGATTACGTCTAACAACATTGGCTTTGGTAAAGTGATGATGCCACTACGTTTAGCCTTAGTTGGTGCATTACAAGGACCTGATGTTTTTGACATCATGTATATGATTGGTAAAAACGAAACTGTTAAACGTATTGATAATTTAATTGAAAAAATAGGTTAA
- a CDS encoding outer membrane beta-barrel protein — translation MKNFKLYLLVAICTLFVTFSFAQRSSYNIKNGFALGGGFTQFNINTDNFNTKSGTGWLAHMSATVDLPHKWYNVSYGMQLSENRLSINGLASNLSSNFEPIDYKVLTAQIAFLLHAKLAGPYLTLDFGPMLQYNSDLEFDDDGQEEWFIAEFDSVLAKDFVDLTNFNVNGVVGLTAGFENFKVRGQYIYGFTNILNDLNDAQFSQNLEKKFKGNQSMLALALLITF, via the coding sequence ATGAAAAATTTTAAACTTTATCTATTAGTAGCAATTTGTACTCTATTTGTTACATTTTCTTTTGCACAAAGAAGTTCTTACAATATAAAAAACGGATTTGCTCTTGGTGGTGGATTTACACAATTTAATATTAACACAGATAATTTTAATACAAAAAGTGGTACAGGTTGGTTAGCACATATGTCTGCAACTGTAGATTTACCGCATAAATGGTACAACGTAAGTTATGGTATGCAATTATCTGAAAACAGATTAAGTATTAATGGTTTAGCATCTAATTTAAGTTCTAATTTTGAACCTATAGATTATAAAGTATTAACGGCTCAAATAGCTTTTTTACTTCATGCAAAATTAGCTGGACCTTATTTAACTTTAGATTTTGGACCAATGTTGCAATACAATAGTGATTTAGAATTTGATGACGATGGTCAAGAAGAATGGTTTATTGCCGAATTTGATAGCGTATTAGCAAAAGACTTTGTAGATCTTACTAATTTTAATGTGAATGGTGTTGTAGGTTTAACTGCTGGTTTTGAAAACTTTAAAGTTAGAGGACAATACATTTACGGATTTACAAACATTTTAAATGATTTAAACGATGCTCAGTTTAGTCAAAATTTAGAAAAGAAATTTAAAGGAAACCAAAGTATGTTAGCTTTAGCATTATTAATCACGTTTTAA
- a CDS encoding SPFH domain-containing protein, giving the protein MPFLIPFVVLGLILLISAFFVVKQQTAVIIERFGKFHSIRQSGLHLKIPLIDKIAGRLSLKIQQLDVIVETKTLDDVFVRLKVSVQYRVLSQKVYDAFYKLDYPHEQITSYVFDVVRAEVPKMKLDDVFVKKDDIALAVKAELNDAMLDYGFDIIKTLVTDIDPDAQVKAAMNRINAAEREKTAAQYEGDAQRILIVEKAKAEAESKRLQGQGIADQRREIARGLEESVEVLNRVGINSQEASALIVVTQHYDTLQSLGEETNSNLILLPNAPQAGSNMLNEMVASFTASNQIGEAMKEAKRKKEEE; this is encoded by the coding sequence ATGCCATTTTTAATTCCTTTTGTAGTCTTAGGACTAATCCTTTTAATTTCAGCATTTTTTGTTGTTAAACAACAAACTGCAGTAATTATAGAACGCTTTGGTAAATTTCATAGTATTAGACAATCTGGTCTACACTTAAAAATTCCTTTAATAGATAAAATTGCTGGTCGATTAAGCTTAAAAATTCAGCAATTAGATGTAATTGTAGAAACAAAAACATTAGACGATGTATTTGTTAGACTTAAAGTATCTGTACAATACCGTGTGTTAAGTCAAAAAGTGTACGATGCATTTTATAAGTTAGATTATCCACATGAGCAAATTACAAGTTATGTATTTGATGTGGTACGTGCAGAAGTACCAAAGATGAAATTAGACGACGTTTTTGTTAAAAAAGATGATATTGCATTAGCGGTAAAAGCTGAGCTAAACGATGCGATGTTAGACTACGGATTTGACATTATTAAAACTCTTGTAACAGATATAGATCCTGATGCACAAGTAAAAGCTGCAATGAACCGTATTAACGCTGCAGAACGTGAAAAAACTGCTGCACAATATGAAGGTGATGCACAACGTATCTTAATTGTTGAAAAAGCTAAAGCTGAAGCAGAAAGTAAACGTTTACAAGGTCAAGGTATTGCAGATCAAAGACGCGAGATTGCGCGTGGATTAGAAGAGTCTGTAGAAGTTTTAAACCGCGTTGGTATTAACAGTCAAGAAGCATCTGCTTTAATTGTTGTAACGCAGCATTACGATACGCTTCAATCGTTAGGTGAAGAAACTAATAGTAACTTAATCTTATTACCTAATGCGCCACAAGCTGGAAGTAATATGCTAAACGAAATGGTTGCAAGTTTTACGGCAAGTAACCAAATTGGTGAAGCTATGAAAGAAGCTAAACGTAAAAAAGAAGAAGAATAA